One window from the genome of Oryza glaberrima chromosome 3, OglaRS2, whole genome shotgun sequence encodes:
- the LOC127765990 gene encoding E3 ubiquitin-protein ligase SIRP1-like: protein MEEEPSATCRYFCHMCSLIVRPEMGIEEVKCPHCHSGFVEEMVGGDDDDGRRSGNAAAGGRGAASEENADDEATPAPPPWAPMLIDLLGVSSRRHGLDDGSSDLAAFARRQYRNIAFLQLLSALQDDDEAGGDTPGDSGRERLVLVTPADGNGAAATSGFTLGDLFLGPGLDLLLDYLADTDPNRQGTPPARKEAVAALPTVRAHDAAGATCPVCLDEFEAGGEAREMPCKHRFHDGCILPWLEAHSSCPVCRYQLPTDDEPTAGNVVVAAEGGDELIGNARGGGGDGDGDGGSSGRRRWLSWPFGGLFSHRSSGSSSSS from the coding sequence ATGGAGGAAGAACCGAGTGCAACGTGTAGGTACTTTTGCCACATGTGCTCGCTGATCGTGAGGCCGGAGATGGGCATCGAGGAGGTGAAGTGCCCCCACTGCCACTCCGGCTTCGTGGAAGAgatggtcggcggcgacgacgacgatggacgGCGAAgcggcaacgccgccgccggaggccgcGGCGCTGCCAGTGAGGAgaacgccgacgacgaggcgacGCCCGCTCCGCCTCCTTGGGCGCCTATGCTCATAGACCTCCTCGGCGTCTCGTCCCGACGCCACGGCCTCGATGATGGCAGCAGCGACCTCGCCGCCTTCGCGCGGAGGCAGTACCGCAACATCGCCTTCCTGCAGCTGCTCAGCGCGCTCCAGGACGACGACGAAGCCGGCGGCGACACGCCCGGCGACTCGGGGCGCGAGCGGCTCGTTCTGGTTACCCCCGcggacggcaatggcgccgccgcgacgtCCGGCTTCACGCTCGGCGACCTGTTCCTCGGCCCCGGGCTGGACCTGCTGCTGGACTACCTGGCCGACACCGACCCGAACCGTCAGGGCACGCCGCCGGCCAGGAAGGAGGCCGTGGCCGCGCTGCCGACGGTCCGGGCACacgacgcggccggcgcgacGTGCCCGGTGTGCCTGGACGAgttcgaggccggcggcgaggcgagggagATGCCGTGCAAGCACAGGTTCCACGACGGCTGCATCCTGCCGTGGCTGGAGGCGCACAGCTCCTGCCCCGTGTGCAGGTACCAGCTGCCCACGGACGACGAGCCCACCGCCGGCAACGTCGTCGTTGCAGCcgagggcggcgacgagctcATTGGCAatgcacgcggcggcggcggcgatggtgatggcgacggAGGAAGCAGTGGCAGGAGGCGCTGGCTCTCGTGGCCTTTTGGCGGGTTATTCTCGCACAGATCGAGCGggagctcctcctcgtcgtga
- the LOC127765351 gene encoding pyruvate kinase, cytosolic isozyme-like, with protein sequence MKQGKEITITIDYSIKGDENLISMSYHKLAIDLKPGSTILCADGTIALTVLSCDCEQGLVRCRCENSAMLGERKNVNLPGVIVDLPTLTEKDKVDILQWGVPNKIDMIALSFVRKGSDLMLVRSVLGEHAKSILLMSKVENQEGVANVDEIIANSDAFMDARGDLGMEIPIEKIFYAQKVMIHKCNIHGKPVVTATQMLESMIKSPRPTRAEATDVANAVLDGTDCVMFSGETAAGAYPELAVQTMANICLRAESYLDYPFIFKKLSSEAPVPLSPLESLASSAVQTANISKASLILVLTRGGTTARLIAKYRPAMPVLSVVVPELKADDSFNWTCSDEAPARQSLIVRGLIPMLSTATPKAFDIESTDEAILSGIDYAKKLGLCNSRDSVVVMHRIGGYSIVKIVTVN encoded by the exons ATGAAGCAGGGGAAAGAAATTACCATCACCATAGATTATTCCATAAAGGGGGATGAGAACTTGATTTCCATGAGCTACCATAAGTTGGCTATAGACTTGAAGCCTGGGAGCACTATACTATGTGCTGATGGCACCATCGCACTCACGGTGCTTTCTTGTGATTGTGAGCAAGGCCTAGTTCGGTGTCGATGTGAGAATTCTGCTATGCTAGGTGAGAGAAAGAATGTCAATCTTCCTGGGGTTATTGTGGATCTCCCAACACTAACAGAAAAGGACAAGGTGGACATCCTTCAATGGGGTGTGCCAAATAAGATTGACATGATTGCACTCTCCTTTGTGCGTAAAGGATCAGACCTTATGCTGGTTCGAAGTGTGCTCGGTGAACATGCTAAGTCGATTCTACTCATGTCAAAG GTTGAAAATCAAGAAGGTGTTGCTAATGTTGATGAAATAATTGCAAATTCAGATGCTTTCATGGATGCAAGAGGAGATTTGGGAATGGAGATCCCAATTGAGAAGATATTCTATGCACAAAAGGTGATGATTCATAAATGCAATATACATGGAAAGCCTGTTGTTACTGCAACCCAGATGCTTGAATCAATGATTAAATCCCCTCGTCCTACACGGGCAGAGGCTACTGATGTAGCTAATGCTGTCCTTGATGGAACTGACTGCGTGATGTTTAGTGGTGAGACTGCAGCAGGGGCATATCCAGAGTTAGCAGTGCAGACCATGGCGAATATTTGTTTAAGAGCAGAGTCATACCTGGACTACCCTTTCATTTTCAAGAAACTTAGTTCAGAAGCTCCAGTTCCTCTTAGCCCACTTGAGAGTTTGGCATCATCAGCCGTTCAGACAGCCAATATATCCAAAGCTTCACTCATCTTGGTTCTTACCAGGGGTGGTACAACTGCAAGGCTCATTGCGAAGTACAGGCCAGCCATGCCGGTGCTGTCTGTGGTTGTTCCAGAACTAAAAGCTGATGATAGTTTTAACTGGACTTGCAGTGATGAGGCACCTGCAAGACAGAGTCTCATTGTCAGGGGTTTGATCCCAATGCTGAGCACCGCTACACCAAAGGCATTTGATATTGAATCCACCGATGAAGCTATATTATCTGGCATAGATTATGCAAAGAAACTTGGTCTTTGCAATTCAAGAGATTCAGTCGTTGTGATGCATCGCATCGGCGGATATTCTATAGTTAAGATAGTGACCGTCAACTAG